The Terriglobus roseus region TGGAACGGTCTGCAGTGGTTAGTTCATAAAGCTAACTGCTGCAGGATCCGGGACTCGCAAGCCGCAAGGAAAAGTAAATGTCACGTATTGGTTTGAAGCCGATCGCTCTGCCCACAACCGTGAAGTACACGGTGAACGGCAACGACGTTGAAGTTACCGGCCCCAAGGGCAAGGTCACCGCTCTGCTGCCCACCGGCATTCGCCTTGAGGCGAAGGACGGCGTGCTGCACGCAGTTCGCGACAACGATTCGCAGAAGGCGATTCACGGCCTGGCTCGCGCACTCATGTTCAACGCTGTTGAAGGCGTGACCAACGGCTGGAAGAAGGAACTGGACATCGTCGGCATCGGTTACCGTGCTGAGATGAAGGGAGCGGGCATGGTTGTATTCACGCTCGGCTACTCGCACCCCATCGAGTTCCCGCTGCCTGCTGGCATCACGGTCACCATCGACCCGAAGCAGACGCACCTGACGGTTGAAGGAATCGACCGCCAGAAGGTTGGCCAGGTGGCCGCCGATATGCGTTCGCTGCGTAAGCCTGATCCATACAAGAACAAGGGCGTACGTTACTCGGACGAGAAGCTGAAGAAGAAGGTCGGCAAGACCGGCTCCAAGTAAGTTTTCAAGTCTTAGTAGGTAGTTTGAGTTCCGGCTACCTACTAAGACTAAGAACTACAACCGCAACATCAACCCGAGGCGATGGACGAGATGCCATCGCTCACCATACCGAACGCAGATGCAGGGCATTTGCGCCGATAGGGAAGGAAAGAAAAAATGATCACTGCACCTCAGCGCAATGTCATCCGGAAGCGCGTTCACAAGCGCGTTCGTGCGAAGATCGCCGGCACCACCGAGCGTCCTCGCCTGAACATCTTCCGTTCGCTCAACCACATCTACGCACAGGTCATCGACGACTCCACGCACACCACGCTGGCTTCCGCCTCCACCGTCGTTAAGAAGGGTGAAGAGAAGAAGAGCGGCGGCAACATCGCTGCAGCCCAGGAAGTGGGCAAACTGGTTGCAGAGCGTGCAAAGGAAGCAGGCGTGACCAAGGTTGTGTTTGACCGTGGTGGTTACCTGTATCACGGCCGCGTCAAGGCCCTGGCCGATGCCGCGCGTGAAGCCGGTCTCGAGTTCTAACTCAGGTTTAGCGAAAGAGGATATAGATGGCAATTCGCAAGAAGATTGATGCAAATAAGCTGAACCTGAAGGACCAGGTCGTCGCGATCAACCGCGTGACCAAGGTCGTTAAGGGCGGTAAGAATATGTCGTTCGCAGCACTGGTTGTGATCGGCGATCCGGATCAGGGCATTGTGGGCTACGGCAGCGGTAAGGCCAAGGAAGTTCCCCAGGCGATCCGCAAGGGCATTGAAGCGGCCAAGAAGAACCTGCACAAGGTGAACCTGACCGAGACCTCGATTCCGCACCAGGTGCTGGGCCGTTATGGCTCGGGTCACGTGCTGCTGAAGCCGGCTCCTGAAGGTACCGGTGTGATCGCAGGTGGCGCGGTTCGTGCGGTGATGACGTCTGCCGGTGTGCAGAACGTTCTGACCAAGTCGCTGGGAACAGCGAACCCGCACAACGTGATCAAGGCCACGTTTGACGCGCTCATCCAGCTGCGTGACAAGGCTGCTGTTGCAGCTCTGCGCGGCAAGGATGTTCAGGAACTCTAAGGCTGCAACGACATTTGGCGGAACGGATTTCCGTTCCACATGAGGATAAGGTAATGGCAGAAAACACGGGCAAGATCAAGATCCAGTACTACCGCTCGAAGATCGCGACGCCGGTCAAGCACAAGCTGGTGGTTAAGGGCCTGGGCTTCACGCGTCTGAATCAGATCGTTGAACGCGAGGACACGCCCTCGGTTCGCGGCATGGTTGCGGCAATCCCGCACCTGGTTCGCATCGTCGAGTAAGTACTTCGTCCGGTCCTCGGCATCGCTTTGCGATGTGCGTGGGCTGGCGGGAATGACATGGGTGGTTTGCTTCAGCCTATGAGGCAAGCCACCATCAACTTAGCCTGGCATTGATCAGGCGATAACAAGACTGACATAAAACTTGTGTCAGCGGCCGCAGAAAGCATCGCGGCAAATGCGAGTCGGACCGAACGGTCTGGCGTGAGCGAGGAAAGCACAATGGCACTGAATCTTTCGAATTTGAATGCGCCGAAGGGCGCGAACAGCAACAAGAAGCGCGTGGGCCGTGGTATGGGTTCGGGCATGGGCAAGACGTCGACGCGCGGTCACAAGGGCCAGCGCTCGCGTTCGGGTTCGCGCTCGATGCGTGGTTTTGAAGGCGGCCAGATGCCGCTGCACCGCCGCCTGCCGAAGCGTGGCTTCACCAACATCTTCCGTCAGGAGTACCAGGTTCTGGCTCTCGACACGATCCAGCTCTTTGCTGCAACCAAGAACGTCACCGAGCTGACCGTCGAAGCAATGCTGGAGAACGGTCTGGTTCGCAAGAAGAAGGCCCTGGTGAAGGTCCTGGCAAACGGCGAGATCAACACAGCTGTAACCGTGTACGCGCACAAGGCTTCCAAGGCTGCACAGGCGAAGATCGAAGCAGCTGGCGGCAAGCTGGTTCTGCTCGGCGCGCCGGCTGCAGAAGAAGCAGCAGCGTAAGTGGCGTCTTCGCTGCGCGCCGCGATATCTGCGCGTAGAATGAAGACACACGGATTTCAAGGGAAGGGTCGAGCCGTGATGGCTCGGCCTTTGCCTGTATCGGATAACTCCGAAAGTTTAAGTAGAACGGGCCGTAAGGCCTGACTGGATAAGCCCCGCCGATGTTTGACAAGCTGGCCAACATCTTCCGAATTCCTGAGCTGCGCACCCGCGTGCTGTTTACGCTGGGCCTGCTTGCCGTTTACCGCCTTGGCGGACACATCCCCACCCCCGGTATCAACGCTGACCTGCTTGCGCAATACTTCGCGCAGAACGCGGGTTCGTCGCTTGGTCTTGTGGATCTGTTCACCGGTGGTTCGCTTCGCCGCCTCACCATCTTCGCGCTGGGCATCATGCCGTACATCACGGCGTCGATCATCTTCCAGCTGCTGACGGTGATCTATGAGCCGCTGGCCAAGCTGCAGAAGGAAGGCGAAGTGGGTCGCCGCAAGATCACACAGTGGACCCGCTACGTAACAGTGCTGCTGGCCATCGTGCAGTCGTTCGCGATTGCCATGATGCTGACCAAGTCCACGACCGGCGCGCCGATGGTGACAATGGGTTCGAAGTCGTTCATCGCGCTCTGCGTGTTGACGCTCACGACCGGCACTGCCTTCATCATGTGGCTGGGTGAGCAGATTACGGAGCGCGGTATCGGCAACGGTATGTCGCTGCTGATCTTCACGGGTATCGTGGCTGGCTTGCCGAACGGCATCAACGATCTCTACGAGAAGGCTCGCGATTCAGCATGGGGCGGATTCACGCCGCTGGCAATCGCCATCCTGATCGTCGCCATGATCGGTGTCGTGTACTTCATCGTGTTCGTTGAGAAGTCGGAACGCCGCATCCCGGTGCAATATGCAAAGCGTATTGTGGGCCGCAAGATGATGGGCGGTCAGTCGACGCACCTGCCGCTGAAGGTGAACTCCGGTGGCGTTATGCCGGTGATCTTCGCTTCGTCGATCCTGTCGGCACCGCTGCTCTTCGCGAACACGCAGTTCGTACAGAACCACACGTTCTTCCGCGTGATTGCAGATGGTCTGAAGCCGGGCGAGCCCTGGTACCAGATTCTCAGCGCCGCCGCGATCATCTTCTTCGCGTACTTCTACATCTCAATCGTCTTCCGTCCGGATGACATTGCTGACAACCTGCGCAAGTATGGCGGGTTCATCCCTGGCATCCGTCCCGGTCGTCGTACGAGCGACTTCATCAACGACATCCTGACCCGCATCACGCTGGTTGGTGCTATCTACCTGATCATCATTCAGCTCATTCCGCAGATGATGATCTCTGGTGTGCACCTGAACCATCTCTGGCTGGTGGGACCGTTCTTTGATCGTCTGCCGAACTGGATCACCAATGGCCTGGGCGTGAACTTCTACTTCGGCGGCACCTCGCTGCTGATCGTAGTGGGCGTGGCCATGGACACCGTGCAGCAGGTCGAGTCGCAATTGATCATGCGTCACTACGAAGGCTTCACGCCAAAGAGCGGCCGTTCACGTGGCCGGCGGAGCTGGTAAGAAGACGTGGCAGAACATGAACTGAATCAAACACCGGCTCCAGTGGATGGCTTCATCCCTGGGCCGGTGCTTCTTCTGGGCGCACCTGGAGTCGGTAAGGGAACGCAGGCGCAGATTCTGATGGACCTGTGGGGCATCCCGCAGATTTCCACCGGCGACATCATCCGCGAGAACATCAAGCTGGGAACCCCGGTTGGCCTCGAGTTCCAGGATCTCGTTGCGCAGGGCATTTTCGTTCCCGATGAGCTTGTTAACCGCATGGTGGCATTGCGTTTAAGCCAGCCAGATGCCGCTCGTGGATACATTCTGGACGGCTATCCCCGGACATTGGGGCAGGCAGAATGGCTGGATGAGCAACTTGCAGGAGATGGCTTTCCAGTCGAAGGCTGGGAAGTGTCGCCCGCCGGCAAACTTCCAGTGATTGCAGTAAGTATCGAAGTTCGGTATGATGAGTTGTTGCGTCGTATCACTGGTCGGCGCACAGGTCCGGTCTCCAAGCGGATTTACAACATCTACACCAATCCTCCGCTCGTTGAGGGGGTTGATGATGTGGATGGTCAGCCGCTTGTGCAGCGCCCGGACGACACCGAAGAAGTCTTTGCGGAGCGGATGCGGCAGTTTGCGGATCTGACTGCGCCGGTGATCGAGCATTATCGCGCCCAGGGCCGGTTTGAGGTTGTGGACGGCGAGCAGCCGGTGGAAGTGGTAACGGAAACAATCGTCGCGGCGCTGAAGCGTCTGCGGCGCGAGGGCATGTAAGCAGTACCGATGGCGATCGCGATCAAAACACCGCAGGAAATCGAGAAGATGCGTGCAAGCGGACGCATCCTGCGTCAGGTCCACATTGCAGTGGAAGCGGCTGTGAAGCCGGGTGCTACCACCATGGACCTGGAGCGCGTTGCCGAGGCGAAGATTCGTGAACTGGGCGGTAAGCCGGCGTTTAAGGGATACAACGATTATCCCTGCTGCCTGTGCACCTCAGTGAACAACGAGGTGATCCACGGGATCCCCTCGGAGAAGAAGGTTCTGCAGGAAGGCGACATTGTGTCGGTGGACTGCGGCGTGATTCTGGAAGGCTATTACTCGGACGCAGCGGGAACGTATCCCGTGGGTAAGATCAGCCCGGAAACACGCAAGCTGCTGGATGTGACGAAGGCGTCGCTCGAGCAGGCGATTCAGGAAGTACGCGTTGGTGGCACGGTAGGTGACATTGGCGCAGTAGTGCAGGAGATCTGCGAAGCCGAAGGTTACGGCGTGGTCAAGGATTTTGTGGGCCACGGCATTGGCAAGAACATGCACGAAGACCCGCAGGTTCCGAACTACGGAAAGCGCGGCAAGGGAACAAAGCTCAAGGCAGGCATGGTGCTTGCAATCGAGCCGATGATCAACGCTGGAACGGCTGACGTGAAGGTGTTGAAGGACGGATGGACCGCAGTGACGATAGACGGCAGCATGAGCGCCCACTTCGAACACACGGTAGCTGTAACGAAAGATGGTCCGGTCGTCCTGACGCAGTAAGTTTTGTAAGTGCAGTAAGTGGTGTTGAGTAGTTACAAGGAGACGGTTTGCCGAAGGAAGATGCAATTGAAGTAATGGCAGTGGTTGTAGAAACCCTGCCGAACGCGATGTTCAAGGTGGAACTGGAGAACAAGCACCAGGTGCTGGCCCACGTTTCCGGCCGCATGCGCAAGAACTTCATCCGCATCCTCCCCGGAGACCGTGTCGCTATTGAGTTGAGCCCGTATGACTTGAACCGCGGGCGTATTGTGTACCGCTACAAGTAGTTTTGTAGTGGATAACAACACAGCAGGCGCACGATGATCTGCTGGAGAAGGAAAGAAGCAAATGAAGGTACGCGCTTCAGTTAAGAAGATTTGCGACAAGTGCCAGATCGTTCACCGTAAGGGTGTTGTACGAGTGATCTGCGAAGTTGCA contains the following coding sequences:
- the rpmJ gene encoding 50S ribosomal protein L36 — encoded protein: MKVRASVKKICDKCQIVHRKGVVRVICEVAKHKQRQG
- the map gene encoding type I methionyl aminopeptidase, with the protein product MAIAIKTPQEIEKMRASGRILRQVHIAVEAAVKPGATTMDLERVAEAKIRELGGKPAFKGYNDYPCCLCTSVNNEVIHGIPSEKKVLQEGDIVSVDCGVILEGYYSDAAGTYPVGKISPETRKLLDVTKASLEQAIQEVRVGGTVGDIGAVVQEICEAEGYGVVKDFVGHGIGKNMHEDPQVPNYGKRGKGTKLKAGMVLAIEPMINAGTADVKVLKDGWTAVTIDGSMSAHFEHTVAVTKDGPVVLTQ
- the rplO gene encoding 50S ribosomal protein L15, with product MNLSNLNAPKGANSNKKRVGRGMGSGMGKTSTRGHKGQRSRSGSRSMRGFEGGQMPLHRRLPKRGFTNIFRQEYQVLALDTIQLFAATKNVTELTVEAMLENGLVRKKKALVKVLANGEINTAVTVYAHKASKAAQAKIEAAGGKLVLLGAPAAEEAAA
- the infA gene encoding translation initiation factor IF-1 codes for the protein MPKEDAIEVMAVVVETLPNAMFKVELENKHQVLAHVSGRMRKNFIRILPGDRVAIELSPYDLNRGRIVYRYK
- the secY gene encoding preprotein translocase subunit SecY, which gives rise to MFDKLANIFRIPELRTRVLFTLGLLAVYRLGGHIPTPGINADLLAQYFAQNAGSSLGLVDLFTGGSLRRLTIFALGIMPYITASIIFQLLTVIYEPLAKLQKEGEVGRRKITQWTRYVTVLLAIVQSFAIAMMLTKSTTGAPMVTMGSKSFIALCVLTLTTGTAFIMWLGEQITERGIGNGMSLLIFTGIVAGLPNGINDLYEKARDSAWGGFTPLAIAILIVAMIGVVYFIVFVEKSERRIPVQYAKRIVGRKMMGGQSTHLPLKVNSGGVMPVIFASSILSAPLLFANTQFVQNHTFFRVIADGLKPGEPWYQILSAAAIIFFAYFYISIVFRPDDIADNLRKYGGFIPGIRPGRRTSDFINDILTRITLVGAIYLIIIQLIPQMMISGVHLNHLWLVGPFFDRLPNWITNGLGVNFYFGGTSLLIVVGVAMDTVQQVESQLIMRHYEGFTPKSGRSRGRRSW
- the rplR gene encoding 50S ribosomal protein L18, which codes for MITAPQRNVIRKRVHKRVRAKIAGTTERPRLNIFRSLNHIYAQVIDDSTHTTLASASTVVKKGEEKKSGGNIAAAQEVGKLVAERAKEAGVTKVVFDRGGYLYHGRVKALADAAREAGLEF
- a CDS encoding adenylate kinase family protein, whose product is MAEHELNQTPAPVDGFIPGPVLLLGAPGVGKGTQAQILMDLWGIPQISTGDIIRENIKLGTPVGLEFQDLVAQGIFVPDELVNRMVALRLSQPDAARGYILDGYPRTLGQAEWLDEQLAGDGFPVEGWEVSPAGKLPVIAVSIEVRYDELLRRITGRRTGPVSKRIYNIYTNPPLVEGVDDVDGQPLVQRPDDTEEVFAERMRQFADLTAPVIEHYRAQGRFEVVDGEQPVEVVTETIVAALKRLRREGM
- the rpmD gene encoding 50S ribosomal protein L30 yields the protein MAENTGKIKIQYYRSKIATPVKHKLVVKGLGFTRLNQIVEREDTPSVRGMVAAIPHLVRIVE
- the rpsE gene encoding 30S ribosomal protein S5, producing MAIRKKIDANKLNLKDQVVAINRVTKVVKGGKNMSFAALVVIGDPDQGIVGYGSGKAKEVPQAIRKGIEAAKKNLHKVNLTETSIPHQVLGRYGSGHVLLKPAPEGTGVIAGGAVRAVMTSAGVQNVLTKSLGTANPHNVIKATFDALIQLRDKAAVAALRGKDVQEL
- the rplF gene encoding 50S ribosomal protein L6 produces the protein MSRIGLKPIALPTTVKYTVNGNDVEVTGPKGKVTALLPTGIRLEAKDGVLHAVRDNDSQKAIHGLARALMFNAVEGVTNGWKKELDIVGIGYRAEMKGAGMVVFTLGYSHPIEFPLPAGITVTIDPKQTHLTVEGIDRQKVGQVAADMRSLRKPDPYKNKGVRYSDEKLKKKVGKTGSK